In the genome of Vanacampus margaritifer isolate UIUO_Vmar chromosome 1, RoL_Vmar_1.0, whole genome shotgun sequence, one region contains:
- the pln2 gene encoding phospholamban, with protein sequence MERVQHITKSAIRRASQIEVTPQAKRNLQELFVNFTLILICLLLIYIIVLLSS encoded by the coding sequence ATGGAGCGCGTCCAGCACATCACCAAGTCGGCCATCCGCCGCGCGTCCCAAATCGAGGTGACCCCGCAGGCCAAGAGGAACCTGCAGGAGCTCTTTGTCAACTTCACCCTCATCCTCATCTGCCTGCTCCTCATCTACATCATCGTCCTGCTGAGCAGCTGA